Proteins from a genomic interval of Helicoverpa zea isolate HzStark_Cry1AcR chromosome 13, ilHelZeax1.1, whole genome shotgun sequence:
- the LOC124635517 gene encoding protein Fe65 homolog isoform X5 encodes MGLHKRGKNGLLSYENPNYHLDPSRLESAIYSDLYMHDDKNTPDEYDSYLDNRRVEDEAASPTKTSDKSGLITPPQNGGEESPPPEKERADREDSEKSHSAPVPHSAEGPNDDLYAIPVKLRPKKEPQLPPGWEKHEGTSRIYNDGPYYWHIKSGTIQREIPKMPPIEAKESRISMVRDCSNLSEVSKYEGSMMTSSVTRSTTSGALDHDGQEAERKRKEEMSYKRRSFPARQEPDNGRAVRFFVRSLGWVEISESDLTPERSSRAVNKCIVDLSLGRNDLLDQVGRWGDGKDLFMDLDDGALKLIDPESLNTLHTQPIHTIRVWGVGRDNGRERDFAYVARDRATRKHMCHVFRCEAPARSIANALRDICKRIMIERSLQPPPRPTDLPATRRPRPLSVGAAFPTPMEEPRKTVRALYLGSAEVPRATGMRVLNDALERLAAARPPSAWRPVAVAVAPSMITITDEGETTPIVECRVRYLSFLGIGRDVRRCAFIVHAARDVFLAHAFHAEPSSGALCKTIEAACKLRYQKCLDAHGGPAGGGAGEAARGSLGAALKSLVGSLTGRRAS; translated from the exons AGTCGAAGACGAGGCCGCTTCGCCGACAAAAACAAG TGACAAGAGCGGTCTAATCACACCGCCCCAAAATGGGGGCGAAGAATCTCCCCCGCCGGAGAAGGAACGGGCCGACCGTGAGGACTCGGAGAAGAGTCACTCGGCCCCCGTGCCGCACTCGGCCGAGGGGCCCAACGATGACTTGTACGCGATACCTGTCAAGTTGAGGCCGAAGAAAGAGCCCCAACTGCCGCCAGGGTGGGAGAAACACGAAGGTACAAGTAGGATAT ACAACGACGGACCCTACTACTGGCACATAAAGAGTGGAACGATCCAGAGAGAGATCCCCAAAATGCCCCCAATCGAAGCAAAGGAGTCTCGTATTTCCATGGTCCGGGACTGCTCGAACCTGTCCGAAGTGAGCAAGTATGAGGGCAGTATGATGACCAGCTCCGTCACCAGGAGTACCACCAGTGGAGCCCTGGATCATGATGGACAGGAGGCCGAGAGGAAACGGAAAGAGGAGATGTCTTACAA ACGCCGCAGCTTCCCGGCCCGTCAAGAACCAGACAACGGTCGTGCAGTGCGGTTCTTCGTCCGTTCTCTCGGCTGGGTCGAGATCTCAGAGTCCGACCTGACTCCGGAGCGGTCCAGCAGGGCCGTCAACAAGTGTATCGTGGATCTCAGCTTGGGCCGCAATGATCTATTGGATCAAGTCGGCCGCTGGGGCGAT GGCAAAGATCTTTTCATGGACTTAGACGACGGGGCCCTCAAGCTGATTGACCCAGAGAGCCTCAACACGCTTCACACACAGCCCATACACACTATACGCGTATGGGGAGTCGGGCGGGACAACGGCCG TGAAAG GGATTTCGCATATGTGGCCCGTGATCGAGCTACTCGCAAGCACATGTGCCATGTGTTCCGTTGTGAGGCGCCGGCTAGGAGCATCGCCAATGCTCTGAGGGATATATGCAAGCGTATCATGATTGAACGTTCTCTGCAGCCCCCGCCTCGTCCCACGGATTTGCCAGCTACTAGGCGTCCTAGACCGCTTTCTG TGGGTGCAGCATTCCCAACCCCAATGGAGGAGCCGCGCAAGACGGTCCGCGCGCTGTACCTGGGCAGCGCGGAGGTTCCGCGCGCGACGGGCATGCGCGTGCTGAACGACGCGCTGGAGCGCCTCGCGGCCGCGCGCCCGCCCTCCGCCTGGCGCCCCGTCGCCGTCGCCGTCGCGCCTTCCATGATCACTATTACTGATGAAGGG GAGACAACCCCGATAGTGGAGTGCCGCGTGCGCTACCTGTCGTTCCTGGGCATCGGGCGCGACGTGCGGCGCTGCGCCTTCATCGTGCACGCGGCGCGCGACGTGTTCCTCGCGCACGCCTTCCACGCCgagccctcctccggcgccctcTGCAAGACCATCGAGGCCGCCTGCAAG CTGCGCTACCAGAAGTGCCTGGACGCGCACGGCGggccggcgggcggcggcgcgggcgaggCGGCGCGCGGCTCGCTGGGCGCGGCGCTCAAGTCGCTGGTGGGCTCGCTCACCGGCCGCCGCGCCTCCTGA
- the LOC124635517 gene encoding protein Fe65 homolog isoform X6: MGLHKRGKNGLLSYENPNYHLDPSRLESAIYSDLYMHDDKNTPDEYDSYLDNRRVEDEAASPTKTSDKSGLITPPQNGGEESPPPEKERADREDSEKSHSAPVPHSAEGPNDDLYAIPVKLRPKKEPQLPPGWEKHEDNDGPYYWHIKSGTIQREIPKMPPIEAKESRISMVRDCSNLSEVSKYEGSMMTSSVTRSTTSGALDHDGQEAERKRKEEMSYKRRSFPARQEPDNGRAVRFFVRSLGWVEISESDLTPERSSRAVNKCIVDLSLGRNDLLDQVGRWGDGKDLFMDLDDGALKLIDPESLNTLHTQPIHTIRVWGVGRDNGRERDFAYVARDRATRKHMCHVFRCEAPARSIANALRDICKRIMIERSLQPPPRPTDLPATRRPRPLSVGAAFPTPMEEPRKTVRALYLGSAEVPRATGMRVLNDALERLAAARPPSAWRPVAVAVAPSMITITDEGETTPIVECRVRYLSFLGIGRDVRRCAFIVHAARDVFLAHAFHAEPSSGALCKTIEAACKLRYQKCLDAHGGPAGGGAGEAARGSLGAALKSLVGSLTGRRAS, encoded by the exons AGTCGAAGACGAGGCCGCTTCGCCGACAAAAACAAG TGACAAGAGCGGTCTAATCACACCGCCCCAAAATGGGGGCGAAGAATCTCCCCCGCCGGAGAAGGAACGGGCCGACCGTGAGGACTCGGAGAAGAGTCACTCGGCCCCCGTGCCGCACTCGGCCGAGGGGCCCAACGATGACTTGTACGCGATACCTGTCAAGTTGAGGCCGAAGAAAGAGCCCCAACTGCCGCCAGGGTGGGAGAAACACGAAG ACAACGACGGACCCTACTACTGGCACATAAAGAGTGGAACGATCCAGAGAGAGATCCCCAAAATGCCCCCAATCGAAGCAAAGGAGTCTCGTATTTCCATGGTCCGGGACTGCTCGAACCTGTCCGAAGTGAGCAAGTATGAGGGCAGTATGATGACCAGCTCCGTCACCAGGAGTACCACCAGTGGAGCCCTGGATCATGATGGACAGGAGGCCGAGAGGAAACGGAAAGAGGAGATGTCTTACAA ACGCCGCAGCTTCCCGGCCCGTCAAGAACCAGACAACGGTCGTGCAGTGCGGTTCTTCGTCCGTTCTCTCGGCTGGGTCGAGATCTCAGAGTCCGACCTGACTCCGGAGCGGTCCAGCAGGGCCGTCAACAAGTGTATCGTGGATCTCAGCTTGGGCCGCAATGATCTATTGGATCAAGTCGGCCGCTGGGGCGAT GGCAAAGATCTTTTCATGGACTTAGACGACGGGGCCCTCAAGCTGATTGACCCAGAGAGCCTCAACACGCTTCACACACAGCCCATACACACTATACGCGTATGGGGAGTCGGGCGGGACAACGGCCG TGAAAG GGATTTCGCATATGTGGCCCGTGATCGAGCTACTCGCAAGCACATGTGCCATGTGTTCCGTTGTGAGGCGCCGGCTAGGAGCATCGCCAATGCTCTGAGGGATATATGCAAGCGTATCATGATTGAACGTTCTCTGCAGCCCCCGCCTCGTCCCACGGATTTGCCAGCTACTAGGCGTCCTAGACCGCTTTCTG TGGGTGCAGCATTCCCAACCCCAATGGAGGAGCCGCGCAAGACGGTCCGCGCGCTGTACCTGGGCAGCGCGGAGGTTCCGCGCGCGACGGGCATGCGCGTGCTGAACGACGCGCTGGAGCGCCTCGCGGCCGCGCGCCCGCCCTCCGCCTGGCGCCCCGTCGCCGTCGCCGTCGCGCCTTCCATGATCACTATTACTGATGAAGGG GAGACAACCCCGATAGTGGAGTGCCGCGTGCGCTACCTGTCGTTCCTGGGCATCGGGCGCGACGTGCGGCGCTGCGCCTTCATCGTGCACGCGGCGCGCGACGTGTTCCTCGCGCACGCCTTCCACGCCgagccctcctccggcgccctcTGCAAGACCATCGAGGCCGCCTGCAAG CTGCGCTACCAGAAGTGCCTGGACGCGCACGGCGggccggcgggcggcggcgcgggcgaggCGGCGCGCGGCTCGCTGGGCGCGGCGCTCAAGTCGCTGGTGGGCTCGCTCACCGGCCGCCGCGCCTCCTGA
- the LOC124635517 gene encoding protein Fe65 homolog isoform X7: MIVRKRRYYYIRDKSGLITPPQNGGEESPPPEKERADREDSEKSHSAPVPHSAEGPNDDLYAIPVKLRPKKEPQLPPGWEKHEGTSRIYNDGPYYWHIKSGTIQREIPKMPPIEAKESRISMVRDCSNLSEVSKYEGSMMTSSVTRSTTSGALDHDGQEAERKRKEEMSYKRRSFPARQEPDNGRAVRFFVRSLGWVEISESDLTPERSSRAVNKCIVDLSLGRNDLLDQVGRWGDGKDLFMDLDDGALKLIDPESLNTLHTQPIHTIRVWGVGRDNGRERDFAYVARDRATRKHMCHVFRCEAPARSIANALRDICKRIMIERSLQPPPRPTDLPATRRPRPLSVGAAFPTPMEEPRKTVRALYLGSAEVPRATGMRVLNDALERLAAARPPSAWRPVAVAVAPSMITITDEGETTPIVECRVRYLSFLGIGRDVRRCAFIVHAARDVFLAHAFHAEPSSGALCKTIEAACKLRYQKCLDAHGGPAGGGAGEAARGSLGAALKSLVGSLTGRRAS; this comes from the exons ATGATCGTCAGAAAACGgagatattattatatacg TGACAAGAGCGGTCTAATCACACCGCCCCAAAATGGGGGCGAAGAATCTCCCCCGCCGGAGAAGGAACGGGCCGACCGTGAGGACTCGGAGAAGAGTCACTCGGCCCCCGTGCCGCACTCGGCCGAGGGGCCCAACGATGACTTGTACGCGATACCTGTCAAGTTGAGGCCGAAGAAAGAGCCCCAACTGCCGCCAGGGTGGGAGAAACACGAAGGTACAAGTAGGATAT ACAACGACGGACCCTACTACTGGCACATAAAGAGTGGAACGATCCAGAGAGAGATCCCCAAAATGCCCCCAATCGAAGCAAAGGAGTCTCGTATTTCCATGGTCCGGGACTGCTCGAACCTGTCCGAAGTGAGCAAGTATGAGGGCAGTATGATGACCAGCTCCGTCACCAGGAGTACCACCAGTGGAGCCCTGGATCATGATGGACAGGAGGCCGAGAGGAAACGGAAAGAGGAGATGTCTTACAA ACGCCGCAGCTTCCCGGCCCGTCAAGAACCAGACAACGGTCGTGCAGTGCGGTTCTTCGTCCGTTCTCTCGGCTGGGTCGAGATCTCAGAGTCCGACCTGACTCCGGAGCGGTCCAGCAGGGCCGTCAACAAGTGTATCGTGGATCTCAGCTTGGGCCGCAATGATCTATTGGATCAAGTCGGCCGCTGGGGCGAT GGCAAAGATCTTTTCATGGACTTAGACGACGGGGCCCTCAAGCTGATTGACCCAGAGAGCCTCAACACGCTTCACACACAGCCCATACACACTATACGCGTATGGGGAGTCGGGCGGGACAACGGCCG TGAAAG GGATTTCGCATATGTGGCCCGTGATCGAGCTACTCGCAAGCACATGTGCCATGTGTTCCGTTGTGAGGCGCCGGCTAGGAGCATCGCCAATGCTCTGAGGGATATATGCAAGCGTATCATGATTGAACGTTCTCTGCAGCCCCCGCCTCGTCCCACGGATTTGCCAGCTACTAGGCGTCCTAGACCGCTTTCTG TGGGTGCAGCATTCCCAACCCCAATGGAGGAGCCGCGCAAGACGGTCCGCGCGCTGTACCTGGGCAGCGCGGAGGTTCCGCGCGCGACGGGCATGCGCGTGCTGAACGACGCGCTGGAGCGCCTCGCGGCCGCGCGCCCGCCCTCCGCCTGGCGCCCCGTCGCCGTCGCCGTCGCGCCTTCCATGATCACTATTACTGATGAAGGG GAGACAACCCCGATAGTGGAGTGCCGCGTGCGCTACCTGTCGTTCCTGGGCATCGGGCGCGACGTGCGGCGCTGCGCCTTCATCGTGCACGCGGCGCGCGACGTGTTCCTCGCGCACGCCTTCCACGCCgagccctcctccggcgccctcTGCAAGACCATCGAGGCCGCCTGCAAG CTGCGCTACCAGAAGTGCCTGGACGCGCACGGCGggccggcgggcggcggcgcgggcgaggCGGCGCGCGGCTCGCTGGGCGCGGCGCTCAAGTCGCTGGTGGGCTCGCTCACCGGCCGCCGCGCCTCCTGA